A region of Streptomyces sp. WMMC500 DNA encodes the following proteins:
- the rpsF gene encoding 30S ribosomal protein S6, which translates to MRHYEVMVILDPDLEERAVSPLIESFLSVIREAKGKVEKVDTWGRRRLAYEIKKKPEGIYSVIDIQAEADVVKELDRQMNLNESVLRTKVLRPAIH; encoded by the coding sequence ATGCGTCACTACGAGGTGATGGTCATCCTCGACCCCGATCTCGAGGAGCGTGCAGTCTCCCCGTTGATCGAGTCCTTCCTGTCCGTGATCCGTGAGGCCAAGGGCAAGGTGGAGAAGGTCGACACCTGGGGCCGTCGTCGTCTCGCTTACGAGATCAAGAAGAAGCCCGAGGGCATCTACTCGGTCATCGACATCCAGGCCGAGGCCGATGTCGTCAAGGAGCTCGACCGGCAGATGAACCTCAACGAGTCGGTGCTGCGGACCAAGGTCCTGCGCCCCGCAATCCACTGA
- a CDS encoding single-stranded DNA-binding protein yields the protein MAGETVITVVGNLTDDPELRFTPSGAAVANFTIASTPRTFDRQTNEWKDGDPLFLRASIWRQAAENVAESLTRGTRVVAQGRLRQRSYETQQGEKRTVVELEVDEIGPALRYATAKVTKTTGRGGQGGGFGGGGGGQQGGQGGGWGGSPGGGQGGQGGGGPQGDPWATSGGGQQGGQGGGWGGNSGGGQGGQGGQGGGYSDEPPF from the coding sequence ATGGCAGGCGAGACCGTCATCACCGTCGTCGGAAACCTGACCGATGACCCCGAGCTGCGCTTCACGCCGTCCGGCGCGGCCGTCGCGAACTTCACGATCGCGTCGACGCCCCGGACGTTCGACCGGCAGACCAACGAGTGGAAGGACGGCGACCCGCTGTTCCTCCGCGCGTCGATCTGGCGCCAGGCAGCGGAGAACGTCGCCGAGTCGCTGACGCGTGGCACGCGCGTGGTTGCCCAGGGCCGGCTCCGCCAGCGTTCGTACGAGACCCAGCAGGGCGAGAAGCGGACCGTGGTGGAGCTGGAGGTCGACGAGATCGGCCCCGCGCTCCGGTACGCCACGGCCAAGGTCACCAAGACCACCGGCAGGGGCGGCCAGGGCGGCGGCTTCGGCGGCGGTGGCGGCGGCCAGCAGGGCGGCCAGGGCGGTGGCTGGGGCGGAAGCCCCGGCGGCGGTCAGGGCGGCCAGGGTGGCGGCGGCCCGCAGGGCGACCCGTGGGCCACGTCCGGCGGCGGTCAGCAGGGCGGTCAGGGCGGCGGCTGGGGTGGGAACTCCGGCGGCGGCCAGGGCGGCCAGGGTGGCCAGGGCGGCGGTTACTCGGACGAGCCCCCGTTCTGA
- the rpsR gene encoding 30S ribosomal protein S18, giving the protein MAKPPPRKPKKKVCVFCKEKISYVDYKDTNLLRKFISDRGKIRARRVTGNCTQHQRDVATAVKNSREMALLPYTSTAR; this is encoded by the coding sequence ATGGCGAAGCCGCCTCCGCGCAAGCCGAAGAAGAAGGTTTGCGTCTTCTGCAAGGAGAAGATCTCCTACGTCGACTACAAGGACACGAACCTGCTGCGGAAGTTCATCTCCGACCGCGGCAAGATCCGTGCCCGCCGGGTCACCGGCAACTGCACCCAGCACCAGCGCGATGTCGCCACGGCCGTGAAGAACAGCCGGGAGATGGCGCTGCTGCCCTACACCTCGACCGCGCGCTGA
- the rplI gene encoding 50S ribosomal protein L9, which yields MKIILKGEVSGLGAAGDVVEVKDGYARNYLIPNGLAIRWTRGGEKDVAQIRRGRKLREIASVEQANAVKSELEGVQVRLSTRAGASGRLFGAVTPADIATAIKRAGGPDVDKRRIELSAPIKSLGAHQVSVRLHPEVDAKVGVEVVAG from the coding sequence ATGAAGATCATCCTCAAGGGTGAGGTCTCCGGCCTCGGTGCCGCGGGCGATGTCGTCGAGGTCAAGGACGGGTACGCCCGCAACTACCTGATCCCCAACGGGCTGGCGATCCGCTGGACCCGCGGCGGGGAGAAGGACGTCGCGCAGATCCGCCGCGGCCGCAAGCTGCGCGAGATCGCCTCGGTCGAGCAGGCCAACGCCGTCAAGTCGGAGCTGGAGGGCGTGCAGGTGCGCCTGTCCACGCGCGCCGGCGCCAGCGGCCGCCTCTTCGGCGCCGTCACCCCCGCCGACATCGCCACGGCGATCAAGCGGGCCGGCGGCCCGGACGTGGACAAGCGGCGCATCGAGCTGTCCGCGCCGATCAAGAGCCTCGGCGCCCACCAGGTGTCCGTGCGGCTGCACCCCGAGGTCGACGCGAAGGTCGGCGTCGAGGTCGTGGCCGGCTGA